From a single Cupriavidus taiwanensis LMG 19424 genomic region:
- a CDS encoding spermidine synthase — MPRPPLFALALLSAAALGYEILLMRLLSIILWHHFAYMMISVALLGYGAAGALVALARRALVRHFVPVFAGGALLFGLSALACFELAQRVGFNPLEILWEPAQPLRLLAIYLLLFVPFLCAATSVCLSFARFPQQVPRLYSFDILGAGLGCLGIIAALFLLDPVDALRLVGMAGMAAAALACMECRWHRPWLPVLLLAAAAVPAAVPDSWMALRPSEYKELSQLLRIGDARVVAQRSSPLGLVTVVESPSIPLRHAPGLSLNATAEPPPQLAVLTDGDGLSALNHYDGRREALAYLGDLTSALPYHLLRAPRVLVLGSGAGADVLQALYHGASEVDAVELNAQVIGLVQDRFSAFSGKPYSAAGVQVHVGEARGFLAASPQRYDLIQVALLDSFSTSSAGLYALSESYLYTVEAFGEYLRHLRPGGMLAITRWVSLPPRDIPRLFATAVAAMARAGVPDPARRLVLVRGWKTATLVVKHGDFQPAEIGALRDFCRARSFDVEYHPGIRAGEANRYNVLDRPDFFTAAQALLGPDREGFLSRYKFDVRPATDDRPYFFHFFKWRTLPELIALKAQGGLPLLDWGYPVLVATLLQATAAALLLIGIPLLVLRRRSAAAPAVSPWRTGLYFAAVGLGFMFVEIAFIQKFILFLSHPLYAVAVVLCAFLCFAGLGSRYAPRVPGRSRRQVALAIGGVCAVALLYLAALPVVFPLLIAWPDPARVAIAVALIAPLAFLMGMPFPLGLSGLAARDDTLVPWAWGINACASVVAAVLATLLAIHAGFTVVVLVALLLYAGAALACP, encoded by the coding sequence ATGCCACGCCCGCCACTGTTTGCCCTGGCCTTGCTCTCGGCCGCCGCGCTCGGCTATGAAATCCTGCTGATGCGGCTGCTTTCCATCATCCTGTGGCATCACTTCGCCTACATGATGATCAGCGTGGCGCTGCTGGGCTACGGCGCCGCGGGGGCGCTGGTGGCCCTGGCGCGCCGGGCGCTGGTCCGGCATTTCGTGCCGGTCTTTGCCGGCGGCGCGCTGCTGTTCGGCCTCAGCGCGCTGGCCTGTTTCGAACTGGCGCAGCGGGTCGGGTTCAACCCGCTGGAAATCCTGTGGGAGCCCGCGCAGCCGCTGCGCCTGCTGGCGATCTACCTGCTGCTGTTCGTACCCTTCCTGTGCGCGGCCACCAGCGTGTGTTTGAGCTTTGCCCGCTTTCCGCAGCAGGTGCCCCGGCTCTACAGCTTCGATATCCTCGGCGCCGGGCTGGGTTGCCTGGGCATCATCGCCGCGCTGTTCCTGCTGGATCCGGTCGACGCGCTGCGCCTGGTCGGCATGGCCGGCATGGCGGCCGCGGCGCTGGCCTGCATGGAATGCCGCTGGCATCGCCCCTGGCTGCCGGTACTGCTGCTGGCGGCGGCAGCCGTTCCGGCGGCCGTCCCGGACAGCTGGATGGCGTTGCGGCCGTCGGAGTACAAGGAGCTGAGCCAGTTGCTGCGCATCGGCGACGCGCGCGTGGTCGCTCAGCGCTCGAGTCCCCTCGGCCTGGTCACGGTGGTCGAGAGCCCGTCGATCCCGTTGCGGCATGCCCCCGGGCTCAGCCTGAATGCCACCGCGGAGCCGCCGCCGCAACTCGCCGTGCTGACCGACGGCGATGGGCTGAGCGCGCTCAACCACTACGACGGCCGGCGCGAAGCGCTGGCCTACCTCGGCGACCTGACCTCGGCCTTGCCGTATCACTTGCTGCGGGCGCCGCGCGTGCTGGTGCTGGGCAGCGGTGCCGGCGCCGACGTGCTGCAGGCGCTCTACCACGGCGCCAGCGAGGTCGATGCGGTGGAACTGAACGCGCAGGTGATCGGGCTGGTGCAGGACCGCTTCAGCGCGTTCTCGGGCAAGCCATACAGCGCGGCGGGCGTGCAGGTGCATGTCGGCGAAGCGCGGGGCTTCCTCGCAGCCAGCCCGCAACGCTACGACCTGATCCAGGTGGCGCTGCTGGATTCCTTCAGCACGTCGTCGGCGGGCCTGTATGCGCTCTCCGAGAGCTACCTCTATACCGTCGAGGCGTTCGGAGAATACCTGCGCCACCTGCGGCCCGGCGGCATGCTTGCGATCACGCGCTGGGTCTCGCTGCCGCCGCGCGACATCCCCAGGCTGTTCGCCACCGCCGTGGCGGCAATGGCGCGCGCGGGCGTGCCCGATCCCGCGCGCCGGCTGGTGCTGGTGCGCGGCTGGAAGACGGCCACGCTGGTGGTCAAGCACGGCGACTTCCAGCCCGCGGAAATCGGCGCGCTGCGCGACTTCTGCCGGGCCCGCTCGTTCGACGTCGAATACCATCCCGGCATCCGGGCGGGCGAGGCCAACCGCTACAACGTGCTCGACCGGCCGGATTTCTTCACCGCCGCGCAGGCCCTGCTCGGCCCCGACCGCGAGGGCTTCCTGTCGCGCTACAAGTTCGACGTGCGGCCCGCCACCGATGACCGGCCGTACTTCTTCCATTTTTTCAAATGGCGCACGCTGCCGGAGCTGATCGCGCTGAAGGCGCAGGGTGGGCTGCCCCTGCTGGACTGGGGCTATCCGGTGCTGGTGGCGACGCTGCTGCAGGCCACGGCCGCGGCCTTGCTGCTGATCGGCATCCCACTTCTGGTGCTGCGGCGGCGGTCGGCAGCCGCGCCCGCCGTGTCCCCATGGCGCACCGGCCTCTATTTCGCCGCGGTCGGGCTTGGCTTCATGTTCGTCGAGATCGCGTTTATCCAGAAATTCATCCTGTTCCTGAGCCACCCGCTCTATGCCGTCGCGGTGGTGCTGTGCGCGTTCCTGTGCTTCGCGGGGCTGGGCAGCCGGTATGCCCCGCGCGTGCCCGGACGCAGTCGGCGCCAGGTGGCGCTGGCAATCGGCGGCGTTTGCGCCGTGGCGCTGCTCTACCTGGCAGCACTGCCTGTGGTGTTCCCGCTGCTGATTGCCTGGCCGGATCCCGCTCGGGTTGCCATCGCAGTGGCGCTGATCGCTCCGCTGGCCTTCCTGATGGGGATGCCGTTCCCGCTCGGCCTGTCAGGGCTCGCGGCCCGCGACGACACGCTGGTACCGTGGGCCTGGGGCATCAATGCCTGCGCCTCGGTGGTGGCGGCGGTGCTGGCCACGCTGCTGGCGATCCACGCCGGCTTTACCGTGGTGGTGCTGGTGGCGCTGCTGCTGTATGCCGGGGCCGCGCTGGCGTGCCCCTGA
- a CDS encoding protein-L-isoaspartate(D-aspartate) O-methyltransferase yields MQPSARHPCFALLAVAVAAMASAGLCRAADDARLKQRAEMVSEIAAIDAGAGVPNRNHGIAPGVLSVMGQVPRHEFVPDPQKPHAYENRPLPIGHGQTISQPYIVALMTDLLRVQPGDSVLEIGTGSGYQAAVLSQLARAVYTIEIIEPLGRQACERLQRLAYRQVACKVGDGYYGWDEHAPYDAIVVTAAASHVPPPLIRQLKPGGRMVIPVGAQFLTQYLLLVEKSADGSVSTRQILPVRFVPLVGKH; encoded by the coding sequence GTGCAGCCGTCCGCCCGCCATCCCTGCTTTGCCTTGCTCGCCGTTGCCGTCGCGGCCATGGCCTCGGCCGGGCTGTGCCGCGCGGCCGACGATGCGCGGCTGAAGCAGCGTGCTGAGATGGTCAGCGAGATCGCGGCCATCGACGCGGGCGCCGGCGTCCCGAACCGCAACCACGGCATTGCGCCGGGCGTCCTGTCGGTGATGGGCCAGGTGCCGCGCCACGAGTTCGTGCCGGACCCGCAGAAGCCGCACGCCTACGAGAACCGGCCGCTGCCGATCGGCCATGGCCAGACCATTTCGCAGCCGTATATCGTGGCGCTGATGACCGACCTGCTGCGGGTCCAGCCTGGCGACAGCGTGCTCGAGATCGGCACCGGGTCCGGCTACCAGGCCGCGGTGCTGAGCCAGCTGGCGCGCGCGGTCTACACCATCGAGATCATCGAGCCGCTCGGGCGCCAGGCCTGCGAGCGCCTGCAGCGGCTGGCCTACCGGCAGGTGGCGTGCAAGGTGGGCGACGGCTACTACGGCTGGGACGAGCATGCGCCCTATGACGCCATCGTCGTCACCGCCGCGGCCAGCCATGTGCCGCCGCCGCTGATCCGCCAGCTGAAACCGGGCGGGCGCATGGTGATCCCGGTGGGCGCGCAGTTCCTGACGCAGTACCTGCTGCTGGTCGAAAAATCCGCGGACGGCAGCGTCAGCACCCGGCAGATCCTGCCGGTGCGCTTCGTGCCGCTGGTCGGCAAGCACTGA
- a CDS encoding Hsp70 family protein encodes MKQYSVGIDLGTSNTVVAYARAGSDDIRVFDIDQLVAPGEVAARPLLPSVRYHAAPGELNGDDLQLPWQSAASAAARRTVFGRLAATLGAQVPGRLVASAKSWLSHASVDRTAPILPWGGEEDLDKISPVVASASYLGYVCAAWNHRFPDAPLEQQDVVLTVPASFDEGARALTLEAARLAGLPALRLLEEPQAALYDWLFRHRQTLERDLAQTRLVLICDVGGGTTDLTLIRVAMQDGQPQLTRIGVGNHLMLGGDNMDLGLAHQVEARLGDGAPAQPRLSAASLSQLVARCRAAKEQLLGADAPDAVNVTLLGAGSRLVGGARSVQVTRQEVEQLVVDGFFPNVPASERPRRARGAIVEFGLPYAADPAVTRHVAAFLGQHAAQARAALGMDDAPDHALPVPDTLLLNGGVFRAQALAHRIADTLGGWRGTPLQVLHNADPDIAVARGAVAYARARAGQAPRIGGGSARSYFLVLDDGATGQQGICLLPRGTEEGHEIHLSDRTFALRLGHPVQFHLVSSVAEAPYQPGALTDLSGGDFVRLPPIATVVPTRGAGGPRETPVQITTSLTEVGTLEVHCINTGDAAQRWRLEFQLRGNDAAAAAPAPTAHPSLPQALELIDRTFGARSQEVGPKEVKRLRAQLEQILGAREQWDSALLRELFGALWERARRRRRTADHERLWLNLAGYCVRPGFGYPLDEWRVAQLWSQYDQGIQYVNESQNWSEWWTLWRRAAGGLDESAQLRLLEDMAFYLQPPGSAHFKKPAGPARGGYADMVRLAGSLERLPVDAKTELAGWLLTRLRKPSENNQGWWAVGRIGARMPFYGSAHSVVPADTAGQWLDAILALDWKKVEPAAFAAVQIARMTGDRTRDLPDEHRAHVVRRLEAASAPPGWIAMVREVVALDAADEGRVFGEALPAGLKLIAG; translated from the coding sequence ATGAAGCAGTACAGCGTCGGCATCGACCTTGGCACCAGCAACACGGTGGTGGCTTACGCCAGGGCCGGCTCGGACGATATCCGCGTCTTCGACATCGACCAGCTGGTCGCGCCGGGCGAGGTCGCGGCCCGCCCCCTGCTGCCGTCGGTGCGCTACCACGCGGCGCCGGGCGAGCTCAACGGCGATGACCTGCAGCTGCCCTGGCAATCGGCCGCCAGCGCGGCCGCGCGGCGAACCGTGTTCGGGCGCCTGGCGGCGACGCTGGGCGCGCAGGTGCCAGGCCGGCTGGTGGCCAGCGCCAAGAGCTGGCTGTCGCATGCCTCGGTCGACCGCACCGCGCCGATCCTGCCCTGGGGCGGCGAGGAGGATCTCGACAAGATCTCGCCGGTGGTCGCCAGCGCGAGCTATCTCGGCTACGTGTGCGCGGCGTGGAACCACCGCTTCCCCGACGCGCCGCTCGAGCAGCAGGACGTGGTGCTCACCGTGCCGGCCTCGTTCGACGAGGGCGCGCGCGCGCTGACGCTCGAAGCCGCGCGCCTCGCGGGCCTGCCCGCGCTGCGGCTGCTGGAAGAGCCGCAGGCCGCGCTCTACGACTGGCTGTTCCGGCATCGCCAGACGCTGGAACGGGACCTCGCGCAAACCCGGCTGGTGCTGATCTGCGACGTCGGCGGCGGCACCACCGACCTCACGCTGATCCGCGTGGCGATGCAGGACGGGCAGCCGCAGCTGACACGCATCGGGGTGGGTAACCACCTGATGCTCGGCGGCGACAACATGGATTTGGGGCTAGCGCACCAGGTCGAAGCGCGGCTGGGCGACGGCGCGCCGGCGCAGCCGCGCCTGTCGGCCGCAAGCCTGTCGCAGCTGGTGGCGCGCTGCCGCGCCGCCAAGGAACAACTGCTGGGCGCGGACGCGCCCGATGCCGTCAACGTGACGCTGCTGGGCGCGGGCTCCCGGCTGGTCGGCGGCGCGCGCTCGGTGCAGGTGACGCGGCAGGAAGTCGAACAGCTGGTGGTCGACGGCTTCTTCCCCAACGTGCCGGCCAGCGAACGGCCGCGGCGCGCGCGCGGCGCCATCGTCGAGTTCGGCCTGCCCTATGCCGCCGATCCCGCCGTGACCCGCCACGTCGCGGCCTTCCTCGGCCAGCACGCGGCCCAGGCCCGTGCCGCGCTCGGCATGGACGACGCGCCGGACCATGCCCTGCCGGTGCCCGACACCCTGCTGCTCAACGGCGGCGTGTTCCGCGCGCAGGCGCTGGCGCACCGTATCGCCGACACGCTGGGCGGCTGGCGCGGCACGCCGCTGCAGGTGCTGCACAACGCCGATCCCGACATTGCCGTGGCCCGCGGCGCGGTCGCGTATGCGCGCGCGCGCGCCGGCCAGGCGCCGCGCATCGGCGGCGGCTCGGCGCGCAGCTATTTCCTGGTGCTCGACGATGGCGCCACGGGCCAGCAAGGCATCTGCCTGCTGCCGCGCGGCACCGAGGAAGGCCACGAGATCCACCTCAGCGACCGTACCTTCGCCTTGCGGCTGGGCCACCCGGTGCAGTTCCACCTGGTGTCTTCGGTGGCCGAGGCGCCCTACCAGCCCGGCGCGCTGACCGACCTGTCCGGCGGCGACTTCGTGCGCCTGCCGCCGATCGCCACCGTGGTGCCGACGCGCGGCGCCGGCGGCCCGCGCGAAACGCCGGTGCAGATCACCACGTCGCTGACCGAGGTCGGCACGCTCGAAGTCCATTGCATCAACACCGGGGATGCCGCGCAGCGCTGGCGCCTGGAGTTCCAGCTGCGCGGCAACGACGCCGCGGCGGCTGCCCCGGCGCCGACCGCGCACCCGTCGCTGCCGCAGGCGCTGGAACTGATTGACCGCACCTTCGGCGCGCGTTCGCAGGAGGTCGGGCCGAAGGAGGTCAAGCGCCTGCGCGCGCAGCTCGAGCAGATCCTGGGCGCGCGCGAGCAATGGGACAGCGCGCTGCTGCGCGAGCTGTTCGGCGCCTTGTGGGAGCGCGCCAGGCGCCGGCGCCGCACGGCGGACCATGAGCGCCTGTGGCTCAACCTGGCCGGCTATTGCGTGCGCCCCGGCTTCGGCTACCCGCTCGACGAATGGCGCGTCGCGCAGCTGTGGTCGCAGTACGACCAGGGCATCCAGTACGTCAACGAAAGCCAGAACTGGTCGGAATGGTGGACGCTGTGGCGGCGCGCCGCCGGCGGCCTGGACGAAAGCGCGCAGCTGCGCCTGCTGGAAGACATGGCCTTCTACCTGCAGCCGCCGGGCAGCGCGCATTTCAAGAAACCGGCCGGGCCCGCCCGGGGCGGCTATGCCGACATGGTGCGGCTGGCGGGGTCGCTCGAGCGCCTGCCCGTCGACGCCAAGACCGAGCTGGCCGGCTGGCTGCTGACCCGGCTGCGCAAGCCCTCCGAGAACAACCAGGGCTGGTGGGCGGTGGGCCGCATCGGCGCGCGCATGCCGTTCTACGGCAGCGCCCACAGCGTGGTGCCGGCCGACACCGCCGGCCAGTGGCTCGACGCCATCCTCGCGCTCGACTGGAAAAAGGTCGAGCCGGCCGCGTTCGCCGCGGTGCAGATCGCGCGCATGACCGGCGACCGCACCCGCGACCTGCCGGACGAGCACCGCGCGCACGTGGTGCGCCGGCTGGAAGCCGCCAGCGCGCCGCCGGGCTGGATCGCCATGGTGCGCGAGGTGGTGGCGCTCGATGCCGCGGACGAAGGACGGGTGTTCGGCGAGGCGCTGCCCGCCGGCCTCAAGCTGATCGCGGGATAG